The following proteins are co-located in the Haloarcula rubripromontorii genome:
- the idsA3 gene encoding geranylfarnesyl diphosphate synthase, translating to MSERHQQVEDAIVARRDRVNDALPEDLPVQKPDHLYEASRYLLDAGGKRLRPTVLLLVAESLLDVDPLTADYRDFPTLAGGQADMMSAALAIEVIQTFTLIHDDIMDDDALRRGVPAVHKEYDLSTAILAGDTLYSKAFEFLLDTGAAHERTVAANKRLATTCTRICEGQSLDIEFEQRDVVTPEEYLEMVELKTAVLYGAAASIPATLLGADEETVDALYNYGLDVGRAFQIQDDLLDLTTPSEKLGKQRGSDLVEEKQTLVTLHARQQGVDVGDLVDTDSVEAVSEAEIDAAVERLREVGSIEYARQTGQDLIASGKQNLEVLPDNEARYLLEGIANYLVERDY from the coding sequence ATGTCCGAACGCCATCAGCAGGTCGAAGACGCGATTGTCGCCCGACGAGACCGGGTCAACGACGCCCTCCCCGAGGACCTTCCGGTACAGAAGCCGGACCACCTCTACGAGGCGTCGCGGTACCTGCTGGACGCGGGCGGAAAACGGCTCCGCCCGACGGTCCTGCTGCTGGTCGCGGAGTCGCTGCTCGATGTCGACCCGCTGACGGCAGACTACCGTGACTTCCCGACGCTTGCGGGCGGGCAGGCCGATATGATGTCGGCCGCGCTCGCCATCGAGGTCATCCAGACGTTCACCCTTATCCACGACGACATCATGGACGACGACGCGCTCCGGCGCGGAGTGCCCGCCGTCCACAAGGAGTACGACCTCTCGACGGCGATTCTCGCCGGCGACACGCTGTACTCGAAGGCCTTCGAGTTCCTGCTCGATACGGGCGCGGCCCACGAACGGACCGTCGCCGCGAACAAGCGACTCGCGACGACGTGTACCCGCATCTGTGAGGGCCAGTCACTCGACATCGAGTTCGAGCAACGCGATGTTGTCACGCCGGAGGAGTATCTGGAGATGGTCGAACTCAAGACCGCAGTGCTGTACGGCGCGGCCGCCTCGATTCCGGCCACGCTGCTGGGTGCCGACGAGGAGACCGTTGACGCCCTGTACAACTACGGACTCGACGTGGGTCGCGCGTTCCAGATTCAGGACGACCTGCTCGACCTGACGACCCCCTCGGAGAAACTGGGCAAGCAACGGGGATCGGACCTTGTCGAAGAAAAGCAGACGCTGGTGACGCTGCACGCCCGGCAGCAGGGCGTCGATGTCGGCGACCTGGTCGATACGGACTCTGTCGAAGCCGTCTCGGAGGCCGAAATCGACGCCGCCGTCGAGCGCCTGCGAGAGGTGGGCTCGATCGAGTACGCCCGCCAGACCGGTCAAGACCTCATCGCGAGCGGCAAGCAGAACCTCGAAGTCCTGCCGGACAACGAGGCCCGCTACCTGCTTGAGGGCATCGCGAACTACCTCGTCGAGCGCGACTACTGA
- a CDS encoding alpha/beta hydrolase — protein sequence MTDPAPESVTVQRDIPFHEVDGETLTLDLYDSPATSGPEPVAVLVRGGAFTFGDKGEFARHALDLAADGFLVAEPQYRLTPEWTFPAALVDVKAAIEWARSEGEGYGAADRIVGVGHSAGANLVVLAALTADEPGFEPELYPGASSRLSAAVGYAGVYDFRSLDAVTAEGEQFHRQYLGGGPDDEPAAYDLASPVAQVDTDAPPTLLLHGSEDETVPPSQSELLADALGPMTDVAHELVPADHGFPFHGAHYDDVYERTVEFLRQAVAGPDTADAPDPAEETGVPGGDLPDPTDRIDGSGPGGNRGPDRRDGPGF from the coding sequence GTGACAGACCCCGCTCCCGAGTCGGTGACCGTCCAGCGCGACATCCCGTTCCACGAGGTGGACGGCGAGACGCTGACGCTCGACCTGTACGACTCGCCGGCGACCAGCGGCCCGGAGCCGGTCGCCGTGCTGGTCCGCGGCGGCGCGTTCACGTTCGGCGACAAGGGCGAGTTCGCCCGGCACGCGCTCGACCTCGCGGCGGACGGCTTCCTCGTCGCCGAGCCCCAGTACCGCCTCACACCGGAGTGGACCTTCCCGGCGGCGCTGGTCGACGTGAAAGCCGCAATCGAGTGGGCCCGGTCCGAGGGCGAGGGCTACGGCGCCGCCGACCGAATCGTCGGCGTCGGCCACTCGGCGGGCGCGAACCTCGTCGTCCTGGCCGCGCTGACGGCTGACGAACCCGGGTTCGAACCCGAGCTGTACCCCGGCGCGTCTTCCCGCCTGTCGGCCGCCGTCGGCTACGCCGGCGTCTATGACTTCCGGTCGCTCGACGCCGTGACGGCGGAGGGGGAACAGTTCCACCGGCAGTACCTCGGCGGCGGGCCCGACGACGAACCCGCGGCCTACGACCTCGCTTCGCCGGTCGCACAGGTCGACACCGACGCGCCCCCGACGCTGTTACTCCACGGCAGCGAGGACGAGACCGTCCCGCCGTCCCAGTCCGAACTGCTCGCCGACGCCCTCGGGCCCATGACCGACGTGGCTCACGAACTGGTGCCGGCGGACCACGGGTTCCCGTTCCACGGCGCTCACTACGACGACGTGTACGAGCGGACCGTCGAGTTCCTCCGGCAGGCTGTCGCCGGACCGGATACTGCTGACGCGCCTGACCCGGCCGAGGAAACCGGCGTCCCCGGCGGCGACCTGCCGGACCCGACCGACCGCATCGACGGCTCCGGACCGGGAGGCAACAGGGGTCCGGACCGCCGCGACGGCCCGGGGTTCTGA
- a CDS encoding FAD-dependent monooxygenase, producing the protein MTDPAEKYEAVVVGCGPGGAAAAATLARNGVETLVLERGVDAGSKNVSGGLIYAEESAPYTIDGLFPDFREAATERPVTENYIHNVAGEKVKTFDIGDLHHHDTAWADSVLRRKMDSWLAQQVHERTRETGGGLLTEVHVTGLLRERGEIVGVTTEELDPIKADIVVAADGVNSELARDAGLMDWEEPEEWFQGVKAVVEMEPKVINERFDVDPDDGAAHLFSGDLFDGVRGGGFLYTNESSLSIGTVFHLDSIAEEEAEPHELLDGLLTHPLMAQWLGDEYDEREYSAKLVPDSKKAAHPSPHEDRLVLVGDAAGQMQAQGPIIKGMNHAVTAGALAAEAFADARSRNEPHRAGELYEKKLHDEGVMDKLRPTRYEVFGRLGELGPVDDVSNSVAESGLGRFGVRAASGLLERAYSSPTLVSMIPDTKLPYVTLPTVIAEELGERVGDENTVSPPDLADRIGDLTYDVGDPHIELLDKSFEASGTAVTACPVSAKDFGGGCYRDERVQTNGHEEHLVSLDTQPCVECGTCAVVADTEWEHPAGGKGVEFEQG; encoded by the coding sequence ATGACTGACCCAGCCGAGAAGTACGAGGCGGTCGTCGTCGGCTGTGGCCCCGGCGGGGCCGCGGCGGCGGCGACCCTCGCGCGAAACGGCGTCGAGACGCTCGTGCTCGAACGCGGCGTCGACGCCGGGTCGAAGAACGTCTCCGGCGGCCTCATCTACGCCGAGGAGTCGGCCCCCTACACCATCGACGGGCTCTTCCCCGACTTCCGGGAGGCGGCGACCGAGCGGCCGGTCACCGAGAACTACATCCACAACGTCGCCGGCGAGAAGGTCAAGACCTTCGACATCGGCGACCTCCACCACCACGACACGGCGTGGGCTGACTCGGTGCTCCGTCGGAAGATGGACTCCTGGCTCGCCCAGCAGGTCCACGAGCGCACCCGCGAGACCGGCGGCGGCCTGCTGACCGAGGTCCACGTCACCGGCCTGCTGCGCGAGCGCGGCGAGATCGTCGGCGTGACGACGGAGGAACTCGACCCCATCAAGGCCGACATCGTCGTGGCCGCCGACGGCGTCAACTCCGAACTGGCACGGGACGCGGGCCTGATGGACTGGGAGGAACCCGAGGAGTGGTTCCAGGGCGTCAAGGCCGTCGTGGAAATGGAGCCCAAGGTCATCAACGAGCGCTTCGACGTGGACCCCGACGACGGCGCGGCCCACCTGTTCTCGGGCGACCTCTTCGACGGCGTCCGGGGCGGCGGCTTCCTCTACACCAACGAGTCGTCGCTCTCAATCGGGACCGTCTTCCACCTCGACTCCATCGCGGAGGAGGAGGCCGAACCCCACGAACTGCTTGACGGCCTGCTTACCCACCCGCTCATGGCACAGTGGCTCGGCGACGAGTACGACGAGCGCGAGTACAGCGCCAAACTGGTGCCGGACTCGAAGAAGGCGGCCCACCCCTCGCCCCACGAGGACCGCCTCGTGCTGGTCGGCGACGCCGCCGGGCAGATGCAGGCCCAGGGGCCCATCATCAAGGGGATGAACCACGCCGTCACCGCGGGGGCGCTGGCCGCCGAGGCCTTCGCCGACGCCCGCTCGCGCAACGAACCCCACCGCGCCGGCGAACTGTACGAGAAGAAACTGCACGACGAGGGCGTGATGGACAAGCTCCGCCCGACCCGCTACGAGGTGTTCGGACGGCTCGGCGAACTCGGGCCGGTCGACGACGTCTCGAACAGCGTCGCCGAGTCCGGCCTCGGTCGATTCGGCGTTCGGGCCGCGTCGGGCCTGCTCGAACGGGCCTACTCCTCGCCGACGCTGGTGTCGATGATACCGGACACCAAGCTCCCCTACGTGACCCTGCCGACGGTCATCGCCGAGGAACTCGGCGAGCGTGTCGGGGACGAGAACACCGTCTCGCCGCCGGACCTCGCCGACCGCATCGGTGACCTGACCTACGACGTGGGCGACCCCCACATCGAACTGCTCGACAAGTCCTTCGAGGCGTCGGGGACCGCGGTCACAGCCTGCCCGGTCAGCGCGAAGGACTTCGGCGGCGGCTGTTACCGCGACGAGCGGGTCCAGACGAACGGCCACGAGGAGCACCTCGTGAGCCTGGACACCCAGCCCTGCGTGGAGTGTGGGACCTGTGCGGTCGTCGCCGACACCGAGTGGGAACACCCCGCCG
- a CDS encoding ArsA family ATPase: MTRFVLYGGKGGVGKTTVAAATGHRLAAAGHETLVVSTDPAHSLADAVETAVGGDPTEIRPGLWGVEVDPQTGIDRYQSLFEALAAEFSDAGIRLDEDEVAELFTSGVMPGSDELAAIEGMATYVESDRWDRVVFDTAPTGHTLRLLDLPSVMDRGVATAMDLRDQVRRKVNTARTMMFGPMARRRDDDPDDFTAMRERMERVGTALRDPERTAFRVVTIPETMAVRETERLVGKLREFEVPVTTLVVNKVIEDAGDCQRCLGKQAVQADAIDQLRASLPELDLWTVPDESGEVTGIEALEKIGTHLGG, translated from the coding sequence GTGACTCGATTCGTCCTCTACGGCGGCAAGGGCGGCGTCGGCAAGACGACGGTGGCGGCGGCGACGGGCCACCGGCTGGCGGCGGCGGGCCACGAGACACTGGTCGTCTCTACTGACCCCGCCCACTCGCTGGCCGACGCCGTCGAGACGGCGGTCGGCGGCGACCCGACGGAAATCCGGCCGGGGCTGTGGGGCGTCGAGGTCGACCCACAGACCGGCATCGACCGCTACCAGTCACTGTTCGAGGCGCTGGCGGCGGAGTTTTCCGACGCCGGTATCAGGCTCGACGAAGACGAGGTCGCGGAGCTGTTCACGTCGGGCGTGATGCCCGGGAGCGACGAACTGGCGGCTATCGAGGGTATGGCGACGTACGTCGAGAGCGACCGCTGGGACCGCGTGGTGTTCGACACCGCGCCGACCGGCCACACGCTGCGCCTGCTCGACCTGCCGTCGGTGATGGACCGCGGCGTGGCGACGGCGATGGACCTCCGGGACCAGGTCCGCCGGAAGGTCAACACCGCCCGGACCATGATGTTCGGCCCGATGGCGCGCCGCCGCGACGACGACCCGGACGACTTCACCGCGATGCGCGAGCGGATGGAGCGGGTCGGCACGGCGTTGCGGGACCCCGAGCGGACGGCATTCCGGGTCGTCACCATCCCCGAGACGATGGCCGTCCGCGAGACGGAGCGGCTGGTCGGGAAGCTCCGGGAGTTCGAGGTTCCGGTGACGACGCTGGTGGTGAACAAGGTCATCGAGGACGCCGGCGACTGCCAGCGTTGTCTGGGGAAGCAGGCGGTGCAGGCGGACGCCATCGACCAACTGCGGGCATCGCTGCCGGAGCTGGACCTGTGGACGGTGCCCGACGAATCCGGGGAGGTGACCGGTATTGAGGCGCTGGAGAAGATAGGGACACATCTCGGCGGGTGA
- a CDS encoding electron transfer flavoprotein subunit alpha/FixB family protein, whose amino-acid sequence MVDIDPTEYEIAELGPKIKDVDDAGELRAMLELEEGGEDRVPVKTLIEDRIEKVEDEGDGEIDPETVDLATLTVADVANMVRDVDDADVLRDLLEREQAGEDRKTAKSQIESRIESVEGTEEAAGEVEYVPPEEKYPDLDHPTNDKQWVEGTVGAEYRDMWVYCETQAGDLVDVSREMLGKARELMDTYNAEYDEDERVVAVLVGADASDHVEDVIAYGADLVLYHEDDRLERFRHQPYTEIFCDMARAGGDLAAEGREDVDWKDYHEPRYTVFPATNNGRDLSALVQGELDSGLASDCSGLYIENAMISNPAKVGTAGDKKEFERVLHMKRPDFSGFEYSTILCIDKPNRDFHPQGASVIPGSFEIPDPDYEREAEVVDYEMELDEDWFKVEVEEFDRLSGGVDLTGNDVVVAVGRGIGDDPTRGIELALDLVDAFDEADLGLSRGVITSSYSFDGHVEQYVTEERQIGESGQEVEPDVYIAAGISGAIQHKVGCDESDTIIAINTDPDADIRDFSDYLIEGDLFEVLPRLTEAVEAGELGAVMEASDD is encoded by the coding sequence ATGGTCGATATCGACCCCACCGAGTACGAAATCGCGGAGCTCGGACCGAAAATCAAGGACGTCGACGACGCCGGCGAACTGCGGGCGATGCTGGAACTGGAGGAAGGCGGCGAGGACCGCGTCCCCGTCAAGACGCTCATCGAGGACCGCATCGAGAAGGTCGAGGACGAGGGCGACGGGGAGATTGACCCGGAGACCGTCGACCTCGCCACGCTGACCGTCGCCGACGTGGCGAACATGGTTCGGGACGTCGACGACGCGGACGTGCTCCGGGACCTCCTGGAGCGCGAGCAGGCGGGCGAGGACCGAAAGACGGCGAAGTCCCAGATAGAGAGCCGCATCGAGTCAGTCGAGGGGACCGAGGAGGCGGCGGGCGAGGTCGAGTACGTCCCGCCGGAGGAGAAGTACCCCGACCTCGACCACCCGACCAACGACAAGCAGTGGGTCGAGGGGACCGTCGGCGCGGAGTACCGCGACATGTGGGTCTACTGCGAGACCCAGGCCGGCGACCTCGTGGACGTGTCGCGGGAGATGCTCGGAAAGGCCCGCGAACTGATGGACACCTACAACGCCGAGTACGACGAGGACGAGCGCGTCGTCGCCGTCCTCGTCGGAGCCGACGCCAGCGACCACGTCGAGGACGTCATCGCCTACGGGGCCGACCTCGTTCTCTACCACGAGGACGACCGCTTAGAGCGGTTCCGCCACCAGCCCTACACCGAAATCTTCTGTGACATGGCCCGCGCGGGCGGCGACCTGGCCGCCGAGGGACGGGAGGACGTGGACTGGAAGGACTACCACGAACCGCGCTACACGGTCTTCCCGGCCACGAACAACGGCCGCGACCTCTCGGCGCTCGTCCAGGGCGAACTCGACTCCGGATTAGCGTCGGACTGCTCGGGGCTGTACATCGAGAACGCGATGATATCCAACCCCGCGAAGGTCGGCACGGCCGGCGACAAGAAGGAGTTCGAGCGGGTCCTGCACATGAAGCGCCCGGACTTCTCCGGGTTCGAGTACTCGACTATCCTCTGTATCGACAAACCCAACCGCGACTTCCATCCGCAGGGGGCCTCGGTCATCCCGGGGAGCTTCGAGATTCCGGACCCCGACTACGAGCGCGAGGCCGAGGTCGTCGACTACGAGATGGAGTTAGACGAGGACTGGTTCAAGGTCGAGGTCGAGGAGTTCGACCGCCTCTCGGGCGGCGTCGATCTCACCGGGAACGACGTCGTCGTCGCCGTCGGCCGTGGCATCGGCGACGACCCGACGCGGGGCATCGAACTGGCGCTGGACCTCGTGGACGCCTTCGACGAGGCCGACCTCGGCCTCTCGCGGGGCGTCATCACCTCCTCGTACTCCTTCGACGGCCACGTCGAGCAGTACGTCACCGAGGAGCGCCAGATAGGCGAGTCCGGACAGGAGGTCGAACCGGACGTGTACATTGCAGCGGGCATCTCCGGCGCGATACAGCACAAGGTCGGCTGCGACGAGTCAGACACCATCATCGCAATCAACACCGACCCGGACGCCGACATCCGCGACTTCTCGGACTACCTCATCGAGGGCGACCTGTTCGAGGTGTTGCCGCGGCTGACCGAGGCGGTCGAAGCGGGTGAACTCGGCGCGGTGATGGAGGCAAGCGATGACTGA
- a CDS encoding electron transfer flavoprotein subunit beta/FixA family protein → MHTVVMTKGVPDFREGQVSFDEEGHLERGKTPTVMNPNDKHALRAAFQTKVRNGGHVSLLSMGPPGYEEVLQEGMADVYADDLYLLSDREMGAADTWATAMTVATGLQKLDEEPDLVFAGFKTADGETGHTGPQTCWCLDWPIITHVLSLDIDEDERTVRAKRLVDGDVSEIETVEAPMPCFIVADPEFEPTYRKASHRLKHKDLRAETKARAEDYEDHLTVWDHTDLNLDPDYIGLDGSPTIVAGVDPIPKAPSEREATVVDAGADEAMEQVVDELAPYAAGD, encoded by the coding sequence ATGCACACAGTCGTGATGACGAAAGGCGTCCCGGACTTCCGGGAGGGACAGGTATCGTTCGACGAGGAGGGACACCTCGAACGGGGAAAGACACCGACGGTGATGAACCCCAACGACAAGCACGCGCTACGGGCCGCGTTCCAGACGAAGGTCCGCAACGGCGGGCACGTCTCGCTGCTGAGCATGGGCCCGCCGGGCTACGAGGAGGTCTTACAGGAGGGAATGGCGGACGTGTACGCCGACGACCTGTATCTCCTCTCGGACCGGGAGATGGGCGCGGCCGACACCTGGGCCACCGCGATGACCGTCGCCACCGGCCTGCAGAAACTGGACGAGGAACCCGACCTCGTGTTCGCGGGCTTCAAGACGGCCGACGGCGAGACCGGCCACACCGGGCCACAGACCTGCTGGTGTCTCGACTGGCCGATAATCACGCACGTCCTCTCGCTGGACATCGACGAGGACGAACGGACCGTCCGGGCCAAGCGCCTGGTCGACGGCGACGTCTCCGAAATCGAGACGGTCGAAGCGCCGATGCCGTGTTTCATTGTCGCCGACCCGGAGTTCGAACCCACCTACCGGAAGGCGAGCCACCGGCTGAAACACAAGGACCTCCGCGCGGAGACGAAAGCACGGGCCGAGGACTACGAGGACCACCTGACGGTCTGGGACCACACCGACCTCAACCTCGACCCGGACTACATCGGGCTGGACGGGTCGCCGACCATCGTCGCGGGCGTCGACCCGATTCCGAAGGCCCCCTCCGAGCGGGAGGCGACGGTCGTCGACGCCGGCGCGGACGAGGCGATGGAACAGGTCGTGGACGAACTCGCGCCGTACGCGGCGGGTGACTGA
- a CDS encoding ribonuclease J, producing the protein MEVEIATIGGYEAVGRQMTAVRAGDDVVIFDMGLNLSKVLIHDNVETERMHSLDLIDMGAIPDDRVMSDLEGDVKAIVPTHGHLDHIGAISKLAHRYDAPIVATPFTIELVKQQIKSEEKFGVQNDLVKMEAGETMSIGERNELEFVNVTHSIIDAINPVLHTPEGAVVYGLDKRMDHTPVIGDPIDMKRFREIGREGEGVLCYIEDCTNAGKKGRTPSESVARRHLKDVMDSVADYDGGIVATTFSSHIARVKSLVEFADDIGRQPVLLGRSMEKYSGTAERLDFVDFPEDLGMYGHRKSVDRTFKRIMNEGKENFLPIVTGHQGEPRAMLTRMGRGETPYELDDGDKVLFSARVIPEPTNEGQRYQSEKLLGMQGARIYDDIHVSGHLREEGHYEMIDALQPKNIIPAHQSLEGFAPYVDLAEDMGYKAGRDLHITRNGNMIKLTE; encoded by the coding sequence ATGGAAGTCGAAATTGCGACAATTGGCGGTTACGAGGCTGTAGGCCGACAGATGACGGCCGTCCGTGCAGGGGACGACGTCGTCATCTTCGACATGGGCCTGAACCTCTCGAAGGTACTGATTCACGACAACGTCGAGACGGAACGGATGCACTCGCTGGACCTCATCGACATGGGTGCCATCCCGGACGACCGGGTCATGTCCGACCTGGAGGGCGACGTGAAGGCCATCGTGCCGACACACGGTCACCTCGACCACATCGGCGCGATATCCAAGCTCGCCCACCGCTACGACGCACCTATCGTCGCGACGCCCTTTACTATCGAACTCGTCAAACAGCAGATCAAGAGCGAGGAGAAGTTCGGCGTCCAGAACGACCTCGTGAAGATGGAGGCCGGCGAGACGATGTCCATCGGCGAGCGCAACGAACTGGAGTTCGTCAACGTGACACACTCCATCATCGACGCTATCAACCCAGTCCTCCACACGCCGGAGGGCGCGGTCGTCTACGGACTTGACAAGCGGATGGACCACACGCCGGTCATCGGCGACCCGATCGACATGAAGCGGTTCCGAGAGATCGGCCGCGAGGGCGAGGGCGTCCTCTGTTACATCGAGGACTGTACGAACGCGGGCAAGAAGGGCCGGACCCCCTCCGAGTCCGTGGCGCGTCGGCACCTCAAAGACGTGATGGACAGCGTCGCTGACTACGACGGCGGCATCGTCGCAACGACGTTCTCCTCGCACATCGCCCGTGTCAAGAGCCTCGTCGAGTTCGCCGACGACATCGGCCGCCAGCCGGTGCTGCTGGGTCGCTCGATGGAGAAGTACTCCGGCACCGCGGAGCGACTGGACTTCGTCGACTTCCCCGAGGACCTCGGGATGTACGGCCACCGGAAATCCGTCGACCGGACGTTCAAGCGGATCATGAACGAGGGCAAGGAGAACTTCCTCCCCATCGTCACCGGCCATCAGGGCGAGCCACGCGCGATGCTCACCCGCATGGGCCGCGGCGAGACGCCCTACGAGCTAGACGACGGCGATAAGGTCCTCTTCTCGGCCCGGGTCATTCCGGAGCCGACCAACGAGGGCCAGCGCTACCAGTCCGAGAAGCTCCTGGGCATGCAGGGCGCACGTATCTACGACGATATCCACGTCTCGGGCCACCTCCGCGAGGAAGGTCACTACGAGATGATCGACGCGCTCCAGCCGAAGAACATCATTCCGGCCCACCAGAGCCTCGAAGGGTTCGCACCGTACGTCGACCTCGCGGAAGACATGGGCTACAAAGCCGGACGGGACCTCCACATCACCCGCAACGGCAACATGATCAAGCTCACCGAGTAA
- a CDS encoding glutamate--tRNA ligase, translating to MDDELRDRVKEAAETNALLNAVKHDSEAQVGAIMGPLMGDNPEFREYGDEIPGVIAPVVERVNGMDAEERRERLAELAPDKLEELESEDEGEDHPLPDLPDADDYDTVRMRVAPNPNGPWHIGHARMAAVVGTYKERYDGEFICRFDDTDPETKRPDLEAYDAILDAIDYLGFEPDDVVRASDRVETYYEYARDLIDKGGAYTCSCPQGEFSDMKNSGEACPHREKDAETTREEFEAMVDGEYDSGEMVLRVRTDITHKNPALRDFVAFRMIDTPHPRETAADYRCWPMLDFQSGLDDHLLGVTHIIRGIDLQDSAKRQQFVYDYFDWEYPEVIHWGHVQVDEYDVPLSTSSIAELIADGDLAGWDDPRAPTVASLERRGIRGEAVVDAMVQLGTSTSNVDLAMSSIYSNNRDLIDDDSDRAFFVRDSDDHGGIVERQIVGGPDAGEPPLHPDYEDRGRREIPVASGVAVEGDDLPDHGDRIWLKGYGCVRHTRDTFEYTGDDIDAVREEGVDVIHWAPADGPRLRLRTMDGDVSGVAEPGLLGYDADDVVQFERIGFARLDDIAEDPETESVAYFAHP from the coding sequence ATGGACGACGAGCTGCGAGACCGCGTCAAGGAGGCGGCGGAGACGAACGCCCTCCTCAACGCGGTCAAACACGACAGCGAGGCACAGGTCGGCGCAATAATGGGGCCACTCATGGGCGACAACCCCGAGTTCCGCGAGTACGGCGACGAGATTCCGGGCGTCATCGCACCGGTCGTCGAGCGGGTCAACGGGATGGACGCGGAGGAGCGCCGTGAGCGGCTGGCGGAGCTAGCGCCAGATAAGCTCGAAGAACTGGAGAGCGAGGACGAGGGCGAAGACCACCCGCTGCCGGACCTGCCCGACGCCGACGACTACGACACCGTCCGGATGCGGGTCGCGCCTAATCCCAACGGCCCGTGGCACATCGGCCACGCACGGATGGCGGCCGTCGTCGGCACGTACAAGGAGCGCTACGACGGGGAGTTCATCTGCCGCTTCGACGACACCGACCCCGAAACCAAGCGGCCAGACCTGGAGGCCTACGACGCAATTCTGGATGCTATCGACTATCTGGGCTTCGAGCCAGACGACGTGGTGAGAGCCAGCGACCGCGTCGAGACGTACTACGAGTACGCTCGCGACCTCATCGACAAGGGCGGGGCCTACACCTGCTCGTGTCCGCAGGGCGAGTTCTCCGACATGAAAAACAGCGGCGAGGCCTGTCCGCACCGCGAGAAGGACGCCGAGACCACCCGAGAGGAGTTCGAGGCGATGGTCGACGGCGAGTACGACAGCGGCGAGATGGTGCTGCGAGTCCGGACCGACATCACGCACAAGAACCCCGCACTGCGGGACTTCGTCGCCTTCCGGATGATCGACACGCCTCATCCGCGCGAGACGGCGGCCGACTATCGCTGCTGGCCGATGCTGGACTTCCAGAGCGGGCTGGATGACCACCTGCTGGGCGTGACCCATATCATCCGCGGCATCGACCTGCAGGACTCCGCGAAGCGCCAGCAGTTCGTCTACGACTACTTCGACTGGGAGTACCCCGAGGTCATCCACTGGGGCCACGTCCAGGTCGATGAGTACGACGTGCCACTCTCCACCTCAAGCATCGCCGAACTCATCGCAGACGGCGACCTCGCGGGCTGGGACGACCCGCGCGCGCCGACCGTTGCCAGCCTCGAACGGCGCGGTATCCGCGGGGAGGCCGTCGTCGACGCGATGGTCCAACTGGGCACGTCGACCTCGAACGTCGACCTCGCGATGTCCTCGATCTACTCGAACAACCGTGACCTGATCGACGACGACTCGGACCGGGCGTTCTTCGTCCGGGACAGCGACGACCACGGTGGGATTGTCGAACGTCAGATCGTCGGCGGCCCCGACGCCGGCGAACCGCCGCTGCATCCGGACTACGAGGACCGCGGCCGTCGTGAGATTCCGGTGGCCAGCGGCGTCGCCGTTGAGGGCGACGACCTGCCGGACCACGGCGACCGAATCTGGCTCAAGGGGTACGGCTGCGTGCGCCACACCCGCGACACCTTCGAGTACACCGGCGACGACATCGACGCCGTCCGCGAGGAGGGCGTCGACGTGATTCACTGGGCACCGGCCGACGGCCCACGACTCCGCCTGCGGACCATGGACGGTGACGTGTCCGGCGTGGCTGAACCCGGACTACTCGGCTACGACGCCGATGACGTGGTCCAGTTCGAGCGCATCGGCTTCGCCCGTCTCGACGATATTGCCGAGGACCCCGAGACGGAATCCGTCGCGTACTTCGCCCATCCCTGA
- a CDS encoding 4Fe-4S dicluster domain-containing protein → MAIDPEFEENRDVVEQHDGHDVWGPVEEPEELGIHGTHVAVDFDICIADGACLEDCPVDVFEWVDTPDHPESEIKADPAHEDQCIDCMLCVDVCPVDAIDVDPGRAGRI, encoded by the coding sequence ATGGCCATAGACCCGGAGTTCGAAGAGAACCGCGACGTTGTCGAACAGCACGACGGACACGACGTCTGGGGGCCGGTCGAGGAACCCGAGGAACTGGGCATCCACGGGACACACGTCGCAGTCGATTTCGACATCTGTATCGCCGACGGCGCGTGCCTGGAGGACTGCCCGGTCGACGTGTTCGAGTGGGTCGACACGCCGGACCATCCGGAGAGCGAAATCAAGGCCGACCCCGCCCACGAGGACCAGTGTATCGACTGCATGCTCTGTGTCGACGTGTGTCCGGTCGACGCCATCGACGTGGACCCGGGTCGCGCCGGTCGTATCTGA